One genomic region from Spirosoma sp. KCTC 42546 encodes:
- a CDS encoding fumarylacetoacetate hydrolase family protein codes for MKLFRFGLPDHEHPGVVLPTGQHIDVTHFGEDYDESFFASNGPERLTHWLTAHAHTCPEVSADERFGPCVKRPSKIVCVGLNYAKHAAETNAPVPAEPILFFKSTSAIVGPNDNVVIPKRSEKTDWEVELAIVIGKKASYVELDDAFDYIAGYALHNDYSERAWQLERGGQWVKGKSADTYAPLGPYLVTKDEVANPNALNLWLNINGEQLQNSNTDDMIFNVPTLVSYISQFMTLLPGDVISTGTPAGVGMGLKPQRFLKPGDVVELGIEGLGEQKQTAVAFT; via the coding sequence ATGAAACTTTTCCGCTTCGGCTTGCCCGACCACGAACACCCCGGCGTAGTACTGCCCACCGGCCAACATATTGACGTAACCCACTTTGGTGAAGATTACGACGAATCTTTTTTTGCCAGCAATGGTCCCGAACGCCTGACGCATTGGCTTACGGCTCACGCACACACGTGTCCCGAAGTTTCGGCTGATGAGCGCTTCGGACCCTGTGTCAAGCGGCCATCTAAAATTGTATGTGTTGGCCTGAACTATGCCAAACATGCGGCAGAAACCAACGCTCCCGTTCCAGCCGAGCCGATTCTGTTCTTCAAATCGACCAGCGCGATTGTTGGCCCGAATGACAACGTCGTGATTCCCAAGCGCTCTGAAAAAACTGACTGGGAGGTAGAGTTAGCTATCGTTATTGGCAAGAAGGCCAGTTATGTTGAGCTGGACGATGCTTTTGATTACATAGCCGGTTACGCACTGCACAACGATTATAGTGAGCGGGCGTGGCAATTAGAGCGCGGTGGTCAATGGGTGAAAGGCAAAAGCGCTGATACGTATGCGCCCCTGGGCCCTTATCTGGTCACGAAAGACGAAGTAGCCAACCCTAACGCCCTCAATCTGTGGCTAAACATCAACGGTGAGCAATTGCAAAATTCCAATACCGACGACATGATTTTCAACGTCCCAACGCTGGTTAGCTACATCAGTCAGTTTATGACGCTGTTACCTGGCGATGTAATTTCCACCGGCACCCCAGCTGGCGTAGGAATGGGGCTGAAACCCCAGCGCTTCCTCAAACCCGGCGATGTAGTCGAATTAGGCATTGAAGGATTAGGTGAGCAGAAACAGACAGCGGTCGCATTTACTTAA
- a CDS encoding amidohydrolase: MTIDSHQHFWYFDPVRDSWITDDMAIIQRDFLPADLEPVLTQNGIDGCVAVQASQSEEETLFLVKMAQNYDIVKGVVGWVDLQSEQLADRLELFSQYKEIKGYRHVAQAEPDDFLARPAVIDGIRQLAHFGLTYDILIYPSQLKAALHLVRAVPEVNFVIDHLAKPYIKKQEISRWSNFMTELAKNKNVSCKLSGMVTEADWHNWSKRDFFPYLDVAFEHFGPDRLLFGSDWPVCLVAANYTQVKTLVEDYVDPWGAEARAKVFGENAVAFYKLTDS; encoded by the coding sequence ATGACCATCGACTCACACCAACATTTCTGGTATTTCGATCCCGTTCGGGATAGCTGGATTACGGATGATATGGCCATCATTCAGCGCGATTTCTTACCCGCCGATTTAGAGCCGGTTCTGACGCAGAATGGCATCGATGGGTGCGTGGCCGTTCAGGCGTCGCAATCGGAGGAAGAAACGCTGTTTCTGGTCAAAATGGCCCAGAATTATGACATCGTGAAAGGGGTGGTTGGCTGGGTAGATTTGCAGTCCGAGCAGTTGGCAGATCGGCTGGAGTTGTTTTCGCAATACAAGGAAATCAAGGGCTATAGACACGTAGCGCAGGCTGAGCCCGACGACTTTCTGGCTCGGCCGGCGGTTATCGACGGCATTCGGCAACTGGCCCATTTTGGTCTGACGTACGACATCCTGATTTACCCCAGCCAACTGAAAGCTGCCCTGCATCTGGTACGGGCTGTCCCTGAAGTCAACTTTGTAATTGACCACCTGGCAAAACCATATATCAAGAAACAGGAGATCAGTCGGTGGTCGAATTTCATGACCGAGCTAGCAAAAAACAAGAACGTTTCGTGTAAACTATCCGGCATGGTAACCGAAGCCGATTGGCACAATTGGAGCAAACGCGACTTCTTTCCTTACCTGGATGTAGCGTTCGAGCACTTTGGCCCCGACCGGCTCCTGTTTGGCTCCGATTGGCCGGTTTGCTTAGTTGCAGCCAACTATACGCAGGTTAAAACACTGGTGGAAGACTACGTTGATCCTTGGGGAGCAGAAGCCCGCGCAAAAGTCTTCGGCGAAAATGCGGTGGCGTTTTATAAGCTGACTGACTCATGA
- a CDS encoding gluconokinase, whose product MNCFVGVDVGTTNVKALAMPSDLSQILAHASAPLTTLNPEAGYAEQDPAEIWSAFVQVISEVSREVAQSGNVITHVAFCTAMHSLLPIDGNGNPLGNAILWSDNRAEAQANELRTTQADLGKTIHEETGTPIHPMIPLCKLAWLREHDPRLLRRTAHFGSIKEFLWQKLTGEFEIDFSIATATGLFNESKRHWSKRAMDYAGVRVDQLSTPVPTTYQRTYQRRPETAGTGLPTGVSLLIGASDGCLANLGAGAIKRGTATLTIGTSGAIRQTVRKPLRDPQGRLFCYYLDEGYYAVGGPTNNGGNVLEWVSEKLTQQDTKTVLEEAATIVPGSDGLLFLPYLQGERAPLWDASVRGAYLHVDWQHTRAHFIRAALEGVLFNLLSINELLKEYTGPARVIHANGGFAQSTLWVQMLADMAGVPVRLNASNESGSMGAILLTMKAIGIVKTLDEAAERVAFGETFEPDLTRHKTYRDEFRKWQDALTRL is encoded by the coding sequence ATGAATTGCTTTGTTGGCGTTGACGTCGGCACAACCAACGTAAAAGCCCTGGCGATGCCGTCGGATTTGAGTCAGATTCTGGCCCATGCATCCGCTCCGCTTACCACACTCAACCCCGAAGCGGGTTATGCTGAACAGGACCCCGCCGAAATCTGGTCGGCTTTTGTTCAGGTCATTTCGGAAGTAAGTCGCGAAGTAGCCCAAAGCGGCAATGTGATCACGCACGTTGCCTTTTGTACGGCCATGCACAGCCTCTTGCCAATTGATGGGAATGGCAACCCGCTTGGCAATGCCATTCTCTGGTCCGACAACCGAGCCGAAGCGCAGGCAAACGAACTCCGAACCACGCAGGCCGATCTGGGAAAAACCATTCATGAAGAAACGGGCACACCCATCCACCCCATGATTCCGCTTTGCAAGCTGGCCTGGCTACGTGAACATGATCCACGTCTATTGCGCCGTACAGCTCATTTCGGTTCAATCAAAGAGTTTTTATGGCAGAAACTAACGGGTGAGTTTGAGATTGATTTTTCAATTGCAACCGCTACGGGTTTGTTCAACGAAAGCAAGCGTCACTGGAGCAAGCGCGCCATGGATTACGCGGGTGTACGGGTCGACCAGCTATCGACGCCCGTTCCCACAACCTACCAGCGCACCTACCAGCGCAGACCCGAAACAGCCGGAACCGGATTGCCAACGGGAGTTTCCCTCCTGATTGGTGCCTCCGATGGCTGTCTGGCTAATCTGGGCGCCGGGGCCATCAAACGGGGCACCGCTACGCTGACCATCGGCACAAGCGGAGCCATTCGGCAAACGGTTCGTAAACCGCTACGAGATCCGCAGGGGCGCTTATTCTGTTATTATCTGGATGAAGGGTATTATGCGGTTGGCGGCCCTACCAATAATGGGGGTAATGTATTGGAGTGGGTTTCCGAAAAATTAACCCAACAGGATACTAAAACCGTTCTGGAGGAAGCCGCCACCATTGTGCCCGGCTCGGATGGTCTCTTATTCCTCCCCTACCTGCAAGGCGAACGGGCACCTTTATGGGATGCCTCCGTACGTGGTGCCTACCTGCACGTTGATTGGCAGCATACGCGAGCGCATTTTATACGTGCTGCGCTGGAAGGTGTCTTATTTAATCTGCTCAGCATTAACGAGCTTCTGAAGGAGTACACAGGCCCTGCGCGGGTTATTCATGCCAACGGAGGCTTTGCCCAATCTACGCTCTGGGTGCAGATGCTAGCCGATATGGCGGGTGTTCCAGTGCGGCTCAACGCCAGTAACGAAAGTGGTTCAATGGGTGCGATCTTGTTGACCATGAAAGCCATTGGCATCGTAAAAACGCTGGACGAAGCCGCCGAACGAGTTGCTTTTGGCGAAACGTTTGAACCGGACTTAACCCGTCATAAAACGTATCGCGATGAGTTTAGAAAGTGGCAGGATGCCCTGACGCGGCTATGA
- a CDS encoding GNAT family N-acetyltransferase, with protein sequence MLETDRLLIDKFTIEDAPFILELLNTPSWLTFIGDRGVRNLDDARQYIQNGSIKSYEEHGFGPYRVALKSNGVSIGMCGLFKRDTLEDIDIGFALLPGYVGKGYGYEVANAVMTYARDVLGAARIVGITNPDNQNSIHLLEKLGLRFERPVRLTTGDEVLLFGTPVVNS encoded by the coding sequence ATGCTTGAAACTGACCGCTTACTAATCGATAAGTTCACGATAGAGGATGCTCCATTCATACTTGAGCTTCTGAATACACCCTCGTGGCTTACGTTCATTGGTGATCGGGGTGTTAGAAACCTGGACGATGCACGTCAGTACATTCAAAATGGGTCGATCAAAAGTTATGAAGAACACGGTTTTGGACCTTATCGTGTAGCACTAAAAAGCAATGGAGTCTCCATTGGCATGTGCGGCCTGTTTAAGCGCGATACCCTGGAGGATATTGACATCGGTTTTGCCTTGCTGCCTGGTTATGTGGGTAAAGGGTACGGCTATGAAGTTGCTAACGCCGTCATGACTTATGCCCGCGACGTATTGGGTGCCGCCCGAATTGTCGGTATTACCAATCCTGATAACCAAAACTCCATTCATCTTCTCGAAAAGCTGGGCTTACGTTTTGAGCGGCCTGTACGTCTTACAACCGGTGACGAGGTTTTATTATTTGGAACGCCAGTTGTTAATTCATAG
- the argC gene encoding N-acetyl-gamma-glutamyl-phosphate reductase produces MEKINVGIIGGAGYTGGELLRILINHPFVNVAFVYSNSQAGKPVWSTHTDLLGDTDLTFSGEVPSLRDGEATVDAIFLCSGHGASVTFMAEHDISDDVAVIDLSADFRDEHDDFVYGLPELQRERIQEAMRIANPGCFATSIQLALLPLAKAGKLTDAVQVSAITGSTGAGQALVPTTGFTWRNNNVSIYKAFTHQHLAEIRQSLTQLEPDFNHAINFVPYRGDYTRGIMANVYTPFSGTLEEAKQLYKNYYAGHPFTHVSDAPIDVKQVVNTNKCLLHLEVHDGQLLITSIIDNLTKGASGQAVQNLNLVFGLPEDTGLRLKSVAF; encoded by the coding sequence ATGGAAAAAATAAATGTTGGTATCATTGGCGGGGCAGGCTACACGGGTGGCGAACTGCTCCGTATTCTTATAAATCATCCGTTTGTTAACGTCGCATTCGTGTACAGTAATAGCCAGGCTGGTAAACCTGTCTGGTCTACACATACTGATTTGCTGGGCGATACAGACCTAACGTTTTCGGGTGAGGTTCCGTCCTTGCGGGATGGGGAAGCAACCGTTGACGCTATTTTTCTGTGCTCAGGGCATGGTGCATCGGTCACGTTTATGGCTGAGCATGACATATCCGACGACGTTGCGGTGATTGACCTCAGTGCCGATTTTCGCGATGAGCACGATGATTTTGTTTACGGCCTCCCCGAATTACAGCGGGAGCGTATTCAGGAAGCCATGCGCATTGCGAATCCGGGCTGCTTTGCAACCAGCATTCAGTTGGCGTTGCTGCCGTTGGCTAAAGCTGGAAAGCTAACCGATGCGGTTCAGGTAAGTGCCATTACAGGAAGTACGGGTGCAGGGCAGGCGCTTGTCCCTACAACAGGCTTTACGTGGCGAAATAACAATGTGTCGATTTACAAAGCCTTCACGCACCAGCACTTAGCCGAAATTCGTCAGAGTCTAACTCAGTTGGAACCTGATTTCAACCACGCTATCAATTTCGTGCCGTATCGCGGTGATTACACACGAGGAATTATGGCCAACGTGTATACACCATTTTCAGGTACCCTGGAAGAAGCGAAGCAACTTTACAAAAATTATTACGCAGGCCATCCGTTTACCCACGTGAGCGACGCACCCATCGATGTGAAGCAGGTTGTAAATACAAATAAATGCCTGTTGCATCTGGAAGTACACGATGGCCAATTGCTGATTACCAGTATAATCGACAACCTGACCAAAGGTGCATCGGGTCAGGCAGTTCAAAATTTGAATCTGGTTTTCGGTTTGCCGGAGGATACGGGACTCCGCCTGAAATCAGTAGCGTTTTAA
- a CDS encoding glycosyltransferase family 9 protein: MVDQYARGSYSQRDFGSLDEEAPQILLMTSGHLGDALILSYAFPLIRQRYPNAQIDVLAGSWCDPIWKGNPYIRRVVHLNHVSTNRRPLSKWAKWQEFYRTTRSAIKDLRDTVYDYSVDVRFSDSPMHFVLPYLQVKRKIGFGTRGFGGLLDDEFFMPDEEVHNFDLILKVLKPMGVVGDLRTVEPYFVHPDQSPAQLWAKLNRPVPLQKPILIFPESGSEVRMLSVDYWSQLAKRLLIETPHPLVFSGQKAFTTELYERVRAENPAAADRLTPAVGNLNLQDIASLSEQAQAAFTLDSLPMHLCCLGCPTFSFQKNGMGIQFFPIASQPTMVIHNHELSRSLILDRPGFQSEYVTVFDDAVLEQAMDWFRNVNERSRVTSSK, from the coding sequence GTGGTTGATCAGTACGCGCGGGGAAGCTACAGCCAGCGCGATTTCGGTTCACTGGATGAGGAGGCTCCCCAAATTTTGCTCATGACGTCGGGACATTTGGGCGACGCCCTGATTTTGTCGTATGCGTTCCCGCTCATCCGTCAGCGTTACCCTAACGCACAAATCGACGTGTTGGCGGGGAGTTGGTGCGATCCCATCTGGAAAGGTAACCCCTACATTCGGCGGGTTGTTCACCTCAACCACGTCAGCACAAATCGGCGTCCATTGTCGAAATGGGCCAAATGGCAGGAATTTTACCGGACAACCCGATCGGCAATAAAAGACCTACGCGATACGGTGTATGATTACTCGGTTGATGTTCGGTTCTCGGATTCGCCCATGCACTTTGTGTTGCCTTATTTGCAGGTCAAACGCAAAATTGGCTTTGGTACCCGTGGTTTTGGCGGTCTGCTCGACGATGAGTTTTTTATGCCCGATGAGGAAGTTCATAACTTCGACCTGATTTTGAAGGTACTGAAGCCAATGGGTGTTGTCGGCGATTTACGAACGGTTGAACCCTATTTTGTTCACCCAGACCAATCGCCAGCCCAGTTGTGGGCAAAGTTAAACCGCCCTGTTCCTCTGCAGAAACCTATTCTGATTTTTCCTGAATCAGGAAGTGAGGTTCGGATGCTCTCCGTTGATTACTGGAGTCAGTTGGCAAAACGGTTGTTAATCGAAACGCCACACCCACTTGTATTTAGTGGCCAGAAAGCCTTCACAACGGAGTTATACGAACGCGTTCGGGCCGAGAACCCAGCTGCGGCTGATCGACTGACACCTGCCGTTGGTAATTTGAACCTTCAGGATATTGCCAGCCTGAGCGAACAGGCACAAGCCGCTTTTACACTCGACTCGTTACCCATGCACCTCTGTTGTTTAGGTTGTCCAACATTTTCGTTTCAGAAAAATGGTATGGGTATTCAATTTTTTCCGATCGCCAGCCAGCCAACCATGGTGATTCATAATCATGAATTGAGTCGCTCGTTGATTCTTGATCGGCCTGGCTTTCAGAGTGAATATGTTACCGTTTTTGATGACGCTGTGCTGGAACAAGCAATGGACTGGTTTCGGAACGTGAATGAACGGAGCCGGGTTACTAGTTCGAAGTGA
- a CDS encoding argininosuccinate synthase has translation MSQKVVLAFSGGLDTSFCVKYLSEDRGMDVYSVLVDTGGFSDAELKAIEERAYSLGVKSHVTISKTDDYYQQCLKFLVFGNVLKNNTYPLSVSAERIFQAIAAAEYAREIGASAIAHGSTGAGNDQVRFDMAFRIIAPDAEVITPIRDLKLSREAEIEYLKAKGVDQEWHKAAYSINKGLWGTSVGGKETLTSDQFLPESAWPTQVTKTEQETITLTFQHGEIKAIGDEKFANPVDAIRKLTELAGPFGIGRDIHVGDTIIGIKGRVGFEAPAPLILIKSHHTLEKHVLGKWQLYWKEQLANWYGTMLHEGQFMDPVMRNIETFLADTQAHVSGKVHVLLAPYRFQVLGIESDHDLMSSKFGSYGEMNNAWTGDDVRGFSKVASNQVMIYEKINNQ, from the coding sequence ATGTCTCAAAAAGTAGTTCTTGCCTTCAGCGGAGGTCTCGATACCTCCTTCTGCGTTAAATATTTGTCCGAAGACCGGGGTATGGATGTATACTCGGTGCTAGTCGATACGGGCGGTTTCTCCGATGCCGAACTCAAAGCGATTGAGGAACGGGCATACTCACTAGGGGTTAAGTCCCACGTGACGATCTCCAAAACGGACGATTATTACCAACAATGCCTGAAGTTTCTGGTGTTCGGTAACGTCCTGAAAAACAACACCTACCCACTTTCCGTAAGTGCCGAGCGAATTTTTCAGGCGATTGCCGCTGCCGAATACGCGCGGGAAATTGGTGCCTCGGCCATTGCACACGGTAGTACTGGTGCGGGTAACGATCAGGTTCGTTTCGATATGGCATTTCGGATCATTGCGCCCGATGCCGAAGTCATTACGCCCATCCGTGATCTTAAATTATCGCGGGAGGCCGAAATCGAATACCTAAAGGCTAAAGGCGTCGATCAGGAGTGGCACAAAGCCGCCTATTCGATCAACAAAGGACTGTGGGGAACCTCAGTAGGGGGTAAGGAAACCCTGACATCTGACCAGTTTCTGCCCGAGTCAGCCTGGCCAACTCAGGTAACGAAAACGGAGCAGGAGACCATTACGCTTACCTTCCAGCACGGCGAAATCAAGGCAATTGGAGACGAGAAATTTGCCAATCCAGTTGATGCCATTCGTAAACTCACTGAACTGGCCGGGCCGTTTGGCATTGGCCGCGACATCCACGTAGGCGATACAATCATTGGTATTAAAGGACGGGTTGGATTCGAAGCTCCTGCTCCGCTGATTCTTATTAAATCGCACCATACCCTCGAGAAACACGTACTGGGCAAATGGCAGTTGTACTGGAAAGAGCAACTGGCCAACTGGTACGGAACGATGCTACACGAAGGCCAATTTATGGACCCCGTAATGCGCAACATTGAAACGTTCCTGGCCGATACGCAGGCGCATGTTTCGGGTAAGGTGCACGTATTGCTGGCACCCTATCGGTTCCAGGTACTGGGCATTGAGTCGGACCATGATCTGATGTCGTCGAAATTTGGTTCATATGGCGAAATGAACAACGCCTGGACTGGCGATGATGTGCGGGGCTTCTCCAAAGTGGCTTCCAACCAGGTGATGATCTACGAGAAAATTAACAATCAGTGA
- a CDS encoding diacylglycerol kinase family protein, with protein MATRSAVLAIINPNSGTTSAEQKKLFQDAFMRQADALGYVPEVAHTTHAGHATELAAAATERGVMRILAIGGDGTINEIAKALRRSATALGIVPIGSGNGLARHLGVPLNPMKAVERALSGRPVVIDSGEINEYPFFCTAGLGFEAYVAHEFAKQPVRGLPTYVRTAFRAFQAYKPQRLLLNGQPKEVFSLTFANAGQFGNNAWMAPTANIADGKLEQCEIRPFPAQSAPMITWRLFNKTLNQSSYWRGHSITNATVETSEPLLIHADGEPLILPTGRAEVRILPGSLLVLL; from the coding sequence GTGGCTACCCGCTCGGCCGTTCTGGCCATCATTAACCCGAACTCTGGCACAACATCTGCCGAGCAGAAAAAACTGTTTCAGGATGCATTTATGCGCCAGGCCGATGCGCTGGGTTACGTTCCCGAAGTGGCTCACACAACGCATGCTGGTCATGCTACCGAGTTAGCAGCCGCAGCTACTGAGCGGGGGGTTATGCGTATCCTCGCTATTGGGGGCGACGGTACCATCAACGAAATCGCAAAAGCACTCCGGCGGTCGGCGACGGCCTTGGGTATTGTGCCCATTGGATCAGGGAATGGACTCGCCCGTCATCTGGGTGTTCCGCTAAACCCAATGAAGGCTGTTGAGCGGGCTTTAAGTGGTCGTCCGGTTGTGATTGACAGTGGCGAAATTAACGAGTACCCATTTTTCTGCACCGCCGGGCTGGGCTTTGAAGCCTACGTGGCCCACGAGTTTGCGAAGCAACCCGTACGTGGACTACCAACCTACGTCCGCACAGCTTTTCGGGCTTTTCAGGCTTATAAGCCACAGAGGCTCCTACTGAATGGGCAGCCTAAGGAAGTATTCTCATTAACCTTCGCCAATGCCGGGCAGTTTGGCAATAACGCTTGGATGGCCCCCACTGCCAACATTGCCGACGGGAAACTGGAACAGTGCGAAATTCGACCTTTCCCAGCGCAGTCGGCCCCAATGATCACCTGGCGATTGTTCAACAAAACACTAAATCAATCAAGCTACTGGCGGGGGCACTCAATCACGAACGCGACCGTGGAAACCAGTGAACCTTTATTGATTCATGCCGATGGTGAACCGTTGATATTACCCACAGGCCGCGCCGAGGTACGGATATTGCCGGGAAGCTTGCTGGTCTTGTTGTAA
- the fabG gene encoding 3-oxoacyl-ACP reductase FabG encodes MRLQNKVAIITGAARGIGQKAADVFCREGATVIIWDVLNEGSTTAQTLTDQGFRCEFMHVSTTDVPRIEAAAQDVFDRYGRIDILINNAGITRDKTLLKMSFSEWQQVIDVNLTGVFNCTKVIAPYMVEQKYGRIICTSSINGVHGAFGQTNYAAAKAGIIGMVRSWAKELGPKGITANAVAPGFIQTAMTDAMPDEVRNQAVATIPVRRIGKPEDIANAYLFLASDEASFVNGHVLSVNGGQAL; translated from the coding sequence ATGAGACTACAAAATAAAGTGGCCATCATTACCGGCGCTGCCCGGGGAATAGGCCAGAAAGCTGCGGACGTATTTTGTCGTGAAGGAGCCACGGTCATTATCTGGGATGTGCTCAACGAAGGGAGCACTACTGCACAAACGCTGACTGACCAGGGTTTTCGATGCGAATTCATGCATGTGAGTACAACCGATGTGCCGCGAATTGAAGCCGCAGCCCAGGATGTGTTTGACCGCTATGGGCGAATTGATATTCTGATTAACAATGCCGGTATCACCCGGGATAAAACCCTGCTGAAAATGTCTTTCTCTGAATGGCAGCAGGTCATCGACGTTAACCTGACGGGGGTATTCAATTGCACCAAAGTGATTGCGCCCTACATGGTTGAGCAGAAATACGGCCGGATCATCTGTACCTCGTCCATTAATGGCGTTCATGGAGCATTTGGGCAGACTAATTACGCGGCTGCCAAGGCGGGAATTATTGGTATGGTTCGCTCATGGGCGAAAGAGCTGGGACCAAAGGGCATTACGGCCAACGCCGTTGCGCCAGGTTTTATTCAAACAGCCATGACGGATGCTATGCCCGATGAAGTACGTAATCAGGCCGTGGCTACGATACCCGTTCGGCGTATTGGCAAACCCGAGGACATTGCCAACGCCTATTTGTTTTTAGCCTCCGATGAAGCCTCGTTTGTGAATGGCCACGTGCTGTCGGTGAATGGGGGCCAGGCGTTGTAG
- a CDS encoding DUF4440 domain-containing protein translates to MNRLYIVLVLSFIGWSAFGQQTIEAQSKQVAKERRTILQILERQTSDWNSGRVDKFMNGYWVSDSLTFVGKAGVTYGYQATLANYKKRYPSRASMGSLKFDILQLDFLTPDVAYVIGRFHLTRPKIGDADGHFTLLWRKIKNRWVIVSDHSS, encoded by the coding sequence ATGAACCGACTATATATCGTTTTAGTACTCTCCTTCATTGGCTGGTCTGCCTTTGGTCAGCAAACCATTGAAGCGCAATCAAAGCAGGTAGCCAAAGAGCGCAGGACTATTCTGCAAATTTTAGAACGCCAGACCAGCGACTGGAACAGCGGCCGTGTCGATAAATTCATGAACGGCTATTGGGTTTCCGATTCACTGACCTTCGTTGGCAAAGCGGGCGTTACCTACGGCTATCAGGCAACACTGGCTAACTACAAAAAGCGCTACCCGAGTCGAGCCTCCATGGGTTCGCTCAAATTCGACATTCTGCAGCTGGATTTTCTGACCCCTGATGTTGCCTATGTCATTGGCCGCTTTCACCTCACACGCCCAAAAATTGGCGATGCTGATGGTCACTTCACGCTACTCTGGCGCAAGATTAAAAATCGCTGGGTCATTGTGAGCGATCATTCGAGTTAA
- a CDS encoding acyltransferase, translated as MLTKLFSLNTAASKRVFGLDVMRALAILIVVDAHATIALKEYYNGLFIHHLLPDGVELFFVLSGFLIGGILIRSYEKKKRFDRELLLNFWTRRWFRTLPNYYLVLGGLILTALLRAWRSGLHHTLPPAGTLIKYFFFVQNFAQFVPDFFPETWSLAIEEWSYITLPLVLWIMHSLFSAQWSRQRIVLATILLIIIGTNLYRFITAIQIPIEEGELGYRGIVVTRLDAISYGVLAAYAKHYFPAQWMNEALRRRLLVIGLIMTVLAAFSASILIIGYYVHLGVFPAYTFFKRTFYFPLIGFSMALLVPYMDGWRTATGLWARFGIARAITHISLISYSMYLLNLTPIMLNVVERIPTTSLATGWLKVGLFWGLVLILSTLLYKFFEKPVTELRDRLSAKEPTISELMK; from the coding sequence ATGCTTACGAAACTGTTTTCGCTCAATACGGCGGCTTCTAAACGCGTATTTGGGTTGGATGTGATGCGGGCACTAGCCATCCTGATTGTGGTGGATGCACATGCTACCATTGCCTTGAAAGAATACTACAATGGGCTTTTTATTCATCATCTGCTGCCCGATGGTGTTGAATTGTTTTTTGTTTTGAGTGGCTTTTTAATCGGGGGTATTCTGATTCGGTCCTACGAAAAAAAGAAACGCTTTGATCGCGAGTTACTGCTCAATTTCTGGACGCGTCGGTGGTTTCGCACCTTACCTAACTATTACCTGGTACTGGGTGGGTTAATTCTGACGGCCTTGCTTCGTGCCTGGCGAAGTGGCCTGCACCATACGTTGCCCCCCGCCGGAACCCTGATTAAATACTTTTTCTTCGTCCAGAATTTCGCCCAGTTTGTGCCTGATTTCTTTCCGGAAACCTGGAGCCTGGCCATTGAAGAGTGGTCGTATATTACGCTCCCTTTGGTGCTCTGGATTATGCATAGCCTGTTTTCAGCTCAATGGTCGCGGCAACGGATCGTACTGGCCACCATCCTCCTGATCATTATTGGTACTAATTTGTACCGCTTTATTACGGCTATCCAGATTCCAATTGAGGAAGGAGAGTTAGGCTACCGGGGTATTGTTGTCACTCGGCTGGATGCTATTTCGTATGGCGTACTGGCTGCATATGCCAAGCATTACTTTCCGGCTCAATGGATGAATGAAGCCTTACGTCGCCGACTCCTGGTTATTGGCCTGATCATGACGGTACTGGCTGCATTTTCGGCCTCCATTCTTATTATCGGCTACTATGTTCACCTGGGCGTTTTCCCCGCCTATACCTTTTTCAAGCGCACATTTTACTTCCCACTAATTGGGTTCAGTATGGCTTTGTTGGTACCCTACATGGATGGGTGGCGTACGGCTACCGGCTTGTGGGCACGCTTTGGCATTGCCCGAGCCATCACACATATAAGTCTGATTTCGTACTCAATGTACCTGCTGAATCTGACTCCAATCATGCTAAACGTTGTGGAGCGAATTCCGACAACCTCCTTGGCTACGGGTTGGCTTAAAGTAGGCTTGTTCTGGGGGCTGGTATTGATCCTCTCAACGCTTTTATACAAGTTCTTCGAGAAACCCGTCACCGAACTCCGCGACCGATTATCCGCTAAAGAACCTACGATTTCGGAGCTGATGAAGTGA